From one Delphinus delphis chromosome 21, mDelDel1.2, whole genome shotgun sequence genomic stretch:
- the LOC132417718 gene encoding small ribosomal subunit protein eS25-like, with protein MGPSRAKIADVTTVYEPPKDNKKKKDAGKSANKDKDPVNKSGGKAKKKKWSKGKVRDKLNNLVLLDKATYDKLCKEVPNYKLISPAVVSERLRIRGSLARAALQELLSKGLIKLVSKHRAQVMYTRNTKGGDAPAASEDA; from the exons ATGGGCCCTTCTCGTGCTAAGATTGCAGATGTCACAACTGTTTACGA GCCGCCCAAggacaacaagaaaaagaaagatgctgGAAAGTCAGCCAACAAAGACAAAGACCCAGTGAACAAATCTGGGGGCAAGGCcaaaaagaagaagtggtccaaaGGCAAAGTTCGGGACAAGCTCAATAACCTAGTCTTGTTGGACAAAGCAACATATGACAAACTCTGTAAAGAAGTTCCCAACTATAAGCTTATAAGTCCAGCTGTCGTCTCTGAGAGACTGAGGATTCGTGGTTCCCTGGCCAGGGCAGCCCTGCAGGAGCTCCTTAGTAAAGGACTTATTAAACTGGTTTCAAAGCACAGAGCTCAAGTAATGTATACCAGAAATACCAAGGGTGGAGATGCTCCAGCTGCTAGTGAAGATGCATGA